From Drosophila subpulchrella strain 33 F10 #4 breed RU33 unplaced genomic scaffold, RU_Dsub_v1.1 Primary Assembly Seq354, whole genome shotgun sequence, the proteins below share one genomic window:
- the LOC119559964 gene encoding protein kibra yields MPNLQQTASQSQHHLHPHHLRPHQQQQQQQQHAQQQQQQQQQHHHHHQQQQHHSDFPLPDGWDIAKDFDGKTYYIDHINKKTTWLDPRDCYTKPQTFEDCVGDELPMGWEESYDPNIGPYYINHLAQSTQLEDPRQEWKSVQEQMLSDYLSAAQDQLENKREMFDVKQQRLLWAQEEYNHLKLAASRSSLCSSSSSMSRHDPELLRADLMLARERVHQLKQELTHITNDISYTERGMNTLYSVGEKINARENGCYDIAEVQAIREEMLKVHKSLVSGEKVREELMRSLVQIKNELSRQQISEENSDLASPFDRVCVASQTDLCGSSGDNLNGGARFAEMAKTKLQYAEWRKHIKKLQQQLADHVERIEPGQLESDKDRILLIQEKEKLLNDLNSISVKSRSEEEKRVIQQTRHKLEEDLKEAYEANNTCVANRLRFHEEKQLLLDKLQEALKSTKLLEERLKSFSSESTFSISSGSSLGSLSTASSKSALSFTDIYIDPFAVDSPIDVVDLRRRSQRLFQQHQQQRLHPVHPVLQQQQQQQSSEVTLSPRSSLSMETPPASPMKYNPGADQTPQVLKEEPTYANALPAPPAYAAPPPVPVSGVRARPYDLDSTVLDCMMLEAKLQKLNMGTPLNLAAAPLSPISEKPSLLDLPQEMLSRSSSTSNTRSVSAAVSNESVAGDSGVFEASRAHLPRKELAQVQIGLKYLKQEGVLVVSLERANNLLALWTASADNSQVYLRAALLPNSLTSIRTKALGDFQKPVFNDTFAVPITLDKLLTKSLQVTVVTMTGQKEEIIGTVQISMAEFNPEDSTLKWYNVLSSKFIPSFESLDIPSTSAAAAAAAVAASNAPASGNNREESSDESTITSSQTSTLTRNQAPCMELQEQIAAELLELGPLNEPECSDDDDEDEEEELDDKQLISDVGLMNSSGMLDAYLQNMKQEFADKETNTERAFLPEKSRGQSQLLDDRPVKRSQTFTPSAAVSKNRYNCRLNRSDSDSAMHCGLAPHTFQRGAAERRSLRFHTKAPKSVTKLHHTHIPRTSLDLELDLQAQHSKLYFLNDQIAKLQNLKEVLQKACENKDPLVAAWAIENEEFQRLVARADPAKCPEERQLQKLLMKTAKEIHKLRKTKVPKGCPDLVSFKEKITFFTRKGLSVPELPSEFTLPEANPIEEEEEEEEEDEDEFYNSAETAIAINTALVASSNRNKNLSEHHHRAASGAVPKVPAPAPAPADNPVATPAANPVATPAATPVVTPVATTVATPAATPVATPAANPEAKPVASNDAEQQRFDYVVDRNYGVEV; encoded by the exons ATGCCGAATCTGCAACAAACCGCTTCGCAATCGCAGCACCACCTGCATCCCCACCACCTGCGAccccaccagcagcagcagcagcaacaacaacacgcgcaacagcagcagcagcagcaacaacaacaccatcatcatcatcagcaacaacaacaccacAGCGATTTTCCACTTCCCGATGGCTGGGATATTGCCAAGGATTTCGATGGCAAGACCTACTACATAGACCACATCAACAAGAAGACCACCTGGCTGGATCCCAGAGATTG CTACACAAAGCCACAGACCTTTGAGGACTGTGTGGGCGATGAGTTGCCCATGGGCTGGGAGGAGTCCTATGATCCTAACATTGGGCCCTACTACATCAATCACCTGGCGCAGAGCACCCAGCTGGAGGATCCCCGCCAGGAGTGGAAGAGTGTCCAGGAGCAGATGCTGAGTGACTATCTGTCGGCGGCACAGGATCAGTTGGAGAATAAGCGGGAGATGTTCGATGTGAAGCAGCAGCGACTTCTTTGGGCCCAGGAGGAGTATAACCATCTGAAACTGGCAGCCAGTAGAAGCAGTC TGTGCTCTTCCTCCAGCTCGATGAGCCGGCACGATCCGGAACTGCTGAGGGCCGACCTGATGTTGGCCAGGGAACGAGTCCATCAGCTAAAGCAGGAGCTGACCCACATTACCAATGATATATCCTACACGGAGCGCGGCATGAACACGCTGTATTCGGTGGGCGAGAAGATCAATGCCCGTGAGAACGGATGCTACGACATCGCCGAGGTTCAGGCGATTCGCGAGGAGATGCTCAAGGTGCACAAGTCGCTGGTCTCCGGCGAGAAGGTGCGCGAGGAGCTGATGCGCAGTCTGGTGCAGATCAAGAACGAGCTGAGTCGCCAGCAGATCAGCGAGGAGAACTCCGACCTGGCCTCGCCGTTCGACCGAGTGTGTGTGGCCAGTCAGACGGATCTGTGTGGATCATCGGGGGACAACCTGAATGGAGGAGCTCGTTTCGCCGAGATGGCCAAGACCAAGTTGCAGTACGCCGAGTGGCGAAAGCACATCAAGAAGCTGCAGCAACAGCTGGCCGATCATGTGGAGCGCATTGAGCCCGGCCAGCTGGAGTCGGACAAGGATCGCATTCTGCTCATCCAGGAGAAGGAGAAGCTGCTCAACGACCTGAACAGCATTTCGGTCAAGTCGCGCAGCGAGGAGGAGAAGCGGGTGATCCAGCAGACGCGCCACAAGCTGGAGGAGGACCTCAAGGAGGCCTATGAAGCGAACAACACATGTGTGGCCAACCGGCTGCGCTTCCACGAGGAGAAGCAGCTGCTGCTGGACAAGCTGCAGGAGGCCCTCAAGTCCACCAAGCTGCTCGAGGAGCGACTCAAGTCCTTCTCCTCGGAGAGCACCTTCTCCATCAGCAGTGGCAGCAGTCTGGGCTCCCTGTCCACGGCCAGCAGCAAGAGTGCCCTGAGTTTCACCGACATATACATCGATCCCTTTGCCGTGGACTCGCCCATTGACGTGGTCGATCTGAGGCGTCGTTCGCAGAGATTGTTCCaacagcaccagcagcagcgcCTGCATCCCGTCCATCCTGTcctgcagcaacagcagcagcagcaatccTCAGAGGTCACGCTATCGCCTAGAAGCAGCCTGTCCATGGAAACGCCGCCCGCCTCACCGATGAAGTATAATCCGGGAGCGGATCAGACGCCACAGGTCCTTAAGGAGGAGCCCACCTATGCCAATGCTCTGCCCGCCCCTCCCGCCTACGCAGCCCCGCCCCCAGTTCCGGTTTCCGGGGTGAGAGCACGTCCCTACGACCTGGACTCCACTGTGCTCGACTGCATGATGCTAGAGGCCAAGCTGCAAAAGCTGAACATGGGCACCCCGCTCAACCTGGCCGCTGCTCCTCTCTCCCCCATTTCGGAGAAGCCCTCGCTGCTGGATCTGCCGCAGGAGATGCTCAGCCGATCCTCCTCCACCTCCAATACTCGATCCGTTTCGGCGGCGGTTAGCAATGAATCGGTGGCCGGCGATTCGGGCGTCTTTGAGGCATCGCGTGCTCATTTGCCGCGTAAGGAATTGGCACAGGTTCAGATTGGTTTGAAGTATCTGAAGCAGGAAGGAGTACTTGTTGTGTCCCTGGAGCGGGCCAACAATCTTCTGGCCCTTTGGACTGCTTCGGCAGACAACTCGCAGGT GTATCTACGTGCTGCGTTGCTGCCGAATTCGCTGACCTCCATCAGGACGAAGGCCCTGGGCGATTTCCAGAAGCCTGTCTTCAATGACACATTCGCCGTGCCCATCACGCTGGACAAGCTGCTCACCAAGAGCCTGCAGGTGACCGTGGTCACCATGACTGGCCAAAAGGAGGAGATTATT GGCACTGTGCAGATCAGCATGGCCGAGTTTAACCCAGAGGATTCCACATTGAAGTGGTACAACGTGCTGAGCTCCAAGTTCATTCCCAGCTTTGAATCCCTGGACATTCCCTCCACCAGTgccgccgcagcagcagctgccgTTGCCGCCAGCAATGCACCAGCCAGTGGCAACAACCGGGAGGAGTCTTCGGATGAGTCCACCATTACCTCCTCCCAGACGTCCACACTGACCAGAAACCAGGCACCTTGCATGGAGCTTCAGGAGCAAATAGCCGCTGAATTGCTGGAGCTGGGACCGCTGAATGAGCCAGAGTGCagcgacgatgatgatgaagaTGAAGAGGAGGAGTTGGATGACAAGCAGCTGATTAGCGATGTTGGCCTAATGAACT CAAGCGGCATGCTGGACGCTTACCTCCAAAACATGAAGCAGGAGTTCGCCGACAAGGAGACCAACACTGAGCGCGCCTTCCTACCCGAGAAATCTCGTGGGCAATCGCAGCTGTTGGACGACAGGCCGGTGAAGCGATCCCAGACCTTCACGCCATCAGCGGCAGTTAGCAAGAATCGCTACAACTGCCGACTCAATCGCAGCGACTCCGACTCCGCGATGCACTGCGGCCTGGCGCCCCACACTTTCCAACGAGGTGCCGCCGAGCGACGATCCCTGCGCTTCCACACCAAGGCGCCCAAGTCAGTCACAA aaCTGCATCATACTCACATACCCCGCACCAGTTTGGACTTGGAGCTGGATCTGCAGGCCCAGCACAGCAAGCTCTATTTCCTCAATGATCAAATTGCCAAGCTGCAGAACCTCAAAGAAGT TTTGCAGAAGGCCTGCGAGAACAAGGATCCCTTGGTGGCCGCCTGGGCCATTGAGAATGAGGAGTTCCAGCGCCTGGTGGCTCGCGCCGATCCTGCCAAATGTCCAGAGGAGCGCCAACTGCAGAAGCTGTTGATGAAGACCGCCAAAGAGATCCACAAGCTGCGCAAAACCAAGGTGCCCAAGGGCTGTCCCGATCTGGTGTCGTTCAA GGAGAAGATCACCTTCTTCACACGCAAGGGACTGTCGGTACCCGAGTTGCCCAGTGAATTTACCTTGCCGGAAGCCAATCCCATCGAagaggaagaggaggaggaggaagaggaCGAGGATGAGTTCTACAATTCAGCTGAGACGGCGATCGCCATCAACACGGCGCTGGTGGCCAGCAGCAACCGAAACAAGAATCTCAGTGAGCACCACCATAGAGCCGCCAGTGGGGCAGTGCCCAAGGTACCAGCACCTGCTCCCGCTCCTGCTGACAATCCTGTAGCTACTCCTGCTGCCAATCCTGTAGCTACTCCTGCTGCCACTCCTGTAGTTACGCCCGTGGCCACTACTGTAGCTACTCCTGCTGCCACCCCTGTAGCTACTCCTGCTGCCAATCCTGAGGCTAAGCCAGTCGCATCCAACGATGCCGAGCAACAGCGCTTCGACTACGTGGTGGACCGCAACTACGGCGTGGAGGTGTAG